The following coding sequences are from one Coregonus clupeaformis isolate EN_2021a unplaced genomic scaffold, ASM2061545v1 scaf0204, whole genome shotgun sequence window:
- the LOC121537103 gene encoding homeobox protein Nkx-3.2-like, giving the protein MTFRSNSLMPFSIQAILNKKEYSGHLPDLDICFSKTACWKIFGEMDTGSEDFPASCRSDEKACMVSNQKSYDSDSGLSDDNDSKTLAVCKSEKNRDPVSDVLEESLQDETDHESNAVDNAKGLSDCEPSVSDSNNVEDASCDKKSDQPKQRKKRSRAAFSHAQVFELERRFNHQRYLSGPERADLAASLKLTETQVKIWFQNRRYKTKRRQMAADLIVSAPAAKKVAVKVLVRDDQRQYNPGELLRHPLLSLQPSYYYPYAYCLPAWTHSTCAGNQ; this is encoded by the exons ATGACATTTCGCAGCAACTCCTTAATGCCTTTCTCTATCCAAGCCATTTTGAACAAAAAAGAGTACAGTGGACACTTGCCAGATTTGGACATCTGCTTCTCGAAGACTGCGTGTTGGAAAATATTTGGGGAAATGGATACAGGTTCGGAGGACTTTCCCGCATCGTGTAGAAGTGACGAGAAGGCTTGCATGGTCAGCAATCAGAAAAGTTACGACTCCGATTCAGGTCTCAGTGACGACAATGACAGCAAGACGCTGGCCGTTTGCAAGTCAGAGAAAAACAGGGATCCTGTTTCAGACGTGCTGGAAGAAAGTTTGCAGGACGAAACGGACCATGAATCCAATGCTGTCGATAACGCAAAAGGTCTTAGTGACTGTGAACCTAGTGTTTCGG ATTCCAACAACGTAGAAGATGCCAGTTGTGATAAAAAATCGGATCAGCCCAAACAGAGGAAAAAACGCTCAAGGGCGGCGTTCTCCCACGCGCAAGTGTTCGAGCTCGAGCGGAGGTTCAATCACCAGAGATACCTATCCGGACCGGAGAGAGCAGACCTGGCGGCCTCCCTGAAGCTGACAGAGACGCAGGTCAAAATATGGTTCCAGAACCGCAGATATAAAACAAAACGTCGTCAAATGGCTGCCGACTTGATTGTCTCGGCCCCTGCAGCAAAGAAAGTGGCTGTGAAAGTGTTAGTTCGAGACGACCAGAGACAGTACAACCCCGGAGAACTACTGCggcatcctctcctctctctccagccgTCTTACTACTACCCCTACGCCTATTGCCTCCCTGCATGGACACACTCTACTTGTGCTGGGAATCAATGA